The Methanomassiliicoccales archaeon genome includes a region encoding these proteins:
- a CDS encoding NADH-quinone oxidoreductase subunit J produces the protein MDLDLLFFLIFSGLTVGCAVMVLATKDIVRSVVWLAATFLGVGIIYLFLNAEYLFLIQILVYVGAINVLILFGIMLTKRRMIGADKCDDEPKGRRSP, from the coding sequence ATGGACCTCGACCTGTTGTTCTTCCTGATATTCTCAGGCCTGACCGTAGGATGCGCCGTCATGGTGCTGGCAACCAAGGACATCGTGCGCAGCGTGGTGTGGCTGGCGGCCACGTTCCTCGGCGTGGGCATAATCTATCTATTCCTGAACGCAGAATACCTGTTCCTCATCCAGATACTGGTGTACGTTGGCGCCATCAACGTCCTGATACTCTTCGGTATCATGCTAACCAAGCGTCGCATGATCGGCGCGGATAAATGCGATGACGAACCCAAAGGGAGGCGGTCGCCGTGA
- a CDS encoding NADH-quinone oxidoreductase subunit D — protein sequence MSDEMWVNMGPQHPFNHGLWNLRVRLNGETITAAEPIIGYLHRGWEKMVENRTYSQIVPLADRLCYGSSLSWNHLYCLSAERLYGIEAPERAKYIRVAALELQRITSHLTWLMAVGTDLGSYTIMTWTIRERELFLDLLCQLSGARMTYNFTRIGGVRNDLPENFERDVNRVLDEFEKRLRDMEALCDENEPFRMRTVGIGKMSAEMAINLGLTGPIMRASGVDMDLRRLDPYEVYEDMKFEVCVATDGDVYSRYRVRIDEMRESAKIVRQALAEMPKGPIRVKVSRCPPKGTVACRVEDPRGESLMYIVSDGTEKPYRLKVRSPNFVNLSASPPMLVGFKISDVPAIMGMMDMCIGETDR from the coding sequence ATGTCTGATGAGATGTGGGTCAACATGGGTCCCCAGCACCCCTTCAACCATGGTCTGTGGAACCTCAGGGTAAGGCTCAATGGAGAGACCATAACCGCAGCAGAGCCGATCATCGGCTACCTGCACAGGGGCTGGGAGAAGATGGTGGAGAACCGCACCTACTCGCAGATAGTCCCCCTCGCTGACCGTCTGTGCTATGGGTCGTCCCTGTCCTGGAATCACCTTTATTGCTTGTCCGCGGAGAGACTTTACGGCATCGAGGCTCCAGAAAGGGCCAAATACATCCGCGTGGCCGCCTTGGAACTACAACGCATCACCTCTCACTTGACATGGCTGATGGCCGTCGGTACCGACCTCGGCAGCTACACCATCATGACCTGGACCATCAGGGAGAGGGAGCTGTTCCTCGACCTCCTGTGCCAATTGAGCGGCGCGCGCATGACCTACAACTTCACACGCATCGGCGGGGTCAGGAACGATCTGCCAGAGAATTTCGAGCGTGATGTCAACCGCGTGCTGGACGAGTTCGAGAAGCGCCTGCGCGACATGGAGGCGCTGTGCGACGAGAACGAGCCGTTCCGCATGAGGACCGTCGGCATCGGGAAGATGAGCGCCGAAATGGCCATCAACCTGGGGCTGACCGGCCCTATCATGAGGGCCAGCGGCGTGGACATGGACCTGCGTCGCCTCGACCCGTACGAAGTGTACGAGGACATGAAGTTCGAGGTCTGCGTGGCCACGGATGGCGATGTGTATTCACGATACCGCGTACGCATTGACGAGATGCGCGAGAGCGCGAAGATCGTCCGCCAGGCCTTGGCCGAGATGCCCAAGGGCCCCATCCGGGTCAAGGTGTCCAGATGCCCTCCGAAGGGAACGGTCGCCTGCCGTGTGGAAGACCCCCGCGGAGAATCGCTAATGTACATCGTAAGCGACGGTACGGAAAAGCCCTACCGCCTGAAGGTGCGCTCGCCGAACTTCGTCAACTTGTCCGCCTCCCCGCCCATGCTAGTTGGGTTCAAGATATCCGATGTCCCGGCCATCATGGGAATGATGGACATGTGCATAGGAGAAACGGACAGGTGA
- a CDS encoding tRNA 4-thiouridine(8) synthase ThiI produces the protein MKLTALLSGGIDSPVAAWLMAERGAEVTLLHMDNRPFGSDLGVRKAQILAEALRRATGQEMPLYMAPHGENQAINKERCHPSYQCVLCKRLMLRTAQALARRVGDSGIIMGDSLGQVASQTLNNIRAEQHGLEMPVLRPLIGLDKLEIERIAKQIGTYEISIMSDGSKDCTAVPSRVITSASLDDVLAEEAKVDLETMAIISAEKAIRVYSPG, from the coding sequence ATGAAGCTCACCGCCCTGCTCTCGGGAGGCATCGATTCTCCAGTGGCCGCCTGGCTAATGGCCGAGAGGGGGGCGGAGGTGACGTTGCTGCACATGGACAACCGTCCCTTCGGCAGCGACCTGGGGGTTCGTAAGGCGCAAATACTGGCCGAAGCGCTGCGCCGGGCCACCGGGCAGGAGATGCCGCTGTATATGGCCCCTCACGGCGAGAACCAGGCCATTAACAAGGAGAGGTGCCACCCATCCTACCAGTGCGTGCTGTGCAAGCGGCTCATGCTGCGCACGGCCCAGGCCTTGGCCAGGCGCGTGGGCGATTCCGGCATCATCATGGGTGATTCCCTCGGCCAGGTGGCATCGCAGACCCTGAACAACATCAGGGCGGAGCAGCATGGCCTGGAGATGCCGGTGCTCCGTCCCCTCATCGGGCTGGACAAACTGGAGATCGAGCGCATAGCCAAACAGATCGGGACCTACGAGATCTCCATAATGAGCGACGGGAGCAAGGATTGCACCGCCGTTCCCAGCCGGGTCATAACCAGCGCCTCGCTCGACGACGTTCTGGCCGAGGAGGCCAAGGTGGACCTGGAGACCATGGCCATAATTTCCGCGGAAAAGGCGATCCGGGTCTATAGTCCAGGGTAG
- a CDS encoding NADH-quinone oxidoreductase subunit A, which produces MLVDDYFPVAMFALVALLIPFIAIFMGKLFRPTKHAELRESTYECGERPIGVAQIQFHVQFYIYAIIFVAFDIVTVFLLVWAMSFEGLSEIAKISAIAFLIILLVGVYYSLKKERILWI; this is translated from the coding sequence ATGCTCGTAGACGACTATTTCCCGGTTGCAATGTTTGCTCTGGTGGCTTTACTGATTCCCTTTATTGCCATTTTCATGGGAAAGCTATTCAGGCCGACGAAGCACGCTGAGCTGAGAGAATCCACCTACGAGTGCGGTGAGAGGCCTATCGGAGTGGCCCAGATCCAGTTCCATGTTCAATTCTATATCTACGCCATCATCTTCGTGGCCTTTGACATCGTCACGGTTTTTCTGCTTGTTTGGGCCATGTCCTTTGAAGGACTCTCCGAGATCGCGAAAATCTCTGCGATCGCATTCCTCATCATCCTGCTCGTGGGAGTATACTACTCATTGAAGAAGGAGAGGATATTGTGGATATAG
- the proC gene encoding pyrroline-5-carboxylate reductase — translation MAGERMKIGFVGAGNMAEAMMKGIISAGMAKAEDIIASEIVSERRDFITKTVGVQTVSDNIEVVHFSDVVILAVKPYHVGPVLDELKPYLKESHLIISIAAGVRISLIESHLNRGVRVVRVMPNQPCLVGASASGFALGRSAKKEDKETVQSILNSVGVAFCLDEKLLDAVTGLSGSGPAYIYMVIEAMADGGVLAGLPRDVALQLAAQTVLGAGKTYLETRKHPGELKDMVTSPGGTTIEGLRVLEEAAVRGAFIDAVEAAAKKSEELGGKS, via the coding sequence ATGGCAGGTGAAAGAATGAAGATCGGATTCGTCGGTGCGGGCAACATGGCCGAGGCCATGATGAAGGGCATCATCTCGGCCGGGATGGCCAAGGCTGAGGACATCATAGCGAGCGAGATCGTTTCGGAACGGAGGGACTTTATAACCAAGACCGTCGGTGTGCAGACGGTCTCGGACAACATCGAGGTGGTGCATTTCTCGGACGTGGTCATCTTGGCGGTCAAGCCGTACCATGTGGGACCGGTCCTCGACGAGCTGAAGCCGTACCTCAAAGAGTCACACCTGATCATATCCATTGCCGCAGGCGTTAGGATCTCTCTTATAGAATCGCACCTCAACCGGGGTGTGCGCGTGGTCCGGGTCATGCCCAACCAGCCCTGCCTGGTCGGCGCTTCGGCCTCCGGTTTCGCTCTGGGCCGCTCGGCCAAGAAGGAGGACAAGGAGACCGTGCAGAGCATCCTCAATTCCGTGGGGGTGGCCTTCTGCTTGGACGAGAAGCTCCTGGATGCGGTCACCGGCCTCAGCGGCAGCGGCCCGGCCTACATATACATGGTCATCGAGGCCATGGCCGACGGTGGGGTCTTGGCCGGCCTGCCCCGAGACGTCGCGCTGCAATTGGCCGCCCAGACGGTCCTGGGGGCGGGGAAGACCTACCTGGAGACCAGAAAACACCCTGGTGAGCTCAAGGACATGGTGACCTCGCCGGGTGGTACGACCATCGAAGGCCTCAGAGTATTGGAGGAAGCGGCCGTGCGCGGCGCCTTCATCGATGCCGTGGAGGCCGCGGCCAAGAAAAGCGAGGAGCTGGGCGGGAAGAGCTGA
- a CDS encoding nucleic acid-binding protein, with the protein MKVVLDTSALFSLEQVPQDWEAFVTEGVLGELEKYGDRRADHLLPMLKVSQATSRTLGAVRKASKGTGDSARLSPVDVEVLALALELKASVVTDDYSIQNLAVVLGIDYMPLGMKGITKVIRWNYLCTGCGKVFKEQHPDCPICGSPLRTTRRK; encoded by the coding sequence GTGAAGGTGGTTTTGGACACTTCGGCCCTGTTCTCGTTGGAACAGGTGCCCCAGGACTGGGAGGCCTTCGTCACCGAAGGGGTGCTGGGCGAGCTAGAGAAGTACGGCGACCGCCGGGCGGACCATCTGCTGCCCATGCTCAAGGTCTCCCAGGCCACCTCCCGTACCCTGGGGGCGGTCAGGAAAGCGTCCAAAGGTACGGGCGACTCAGCGCGTCTCTCTCCGGTGGACGTGGAGGTGTTGGCCCTGGCCTTGGAGCTTAAGGCCAGCGTGGTGACCGACGATTATTCCATCCAGAACCTGGCCGTGGTGCTGGGGATAGATTACATGCCCCTGGGCATGAAAGGGATAACCAAGGTCATCAGGTGGAACTATCTGTGCACCGGGTGCGGGAAGGTCTTCAAGGAACAGCATCCCGATTGCCCGATCTGCGGCTCGCCTTTGAGGACCACGCGCAGAAAGTGA
- a CDS encoding NADH-quinone oxidoreductase subunit H gives MSTLYFELTNFTEWLLGLVAALIDWTKLSFLSGLADWVESEPVVTAVATLLVVAIFLITAMMFGLCFIWQERKFLGRFMDRRGTQVGLLGFFQNFADGIKVILKEHIVPKDSDHALFEMAIFTYLASTFMLFGCIPFSDNFYVINVNLAVLLGIAIFSFGPFSILIGGWASNNKFTLIGGMRAAAQLIALEIPLLLCVVSVVVLTGDLSFVGIVSWQEHNIWLIVPLCIGALTFFVAAVGESERVPFDLPEAEAELVEGWATEYGDVRWGLQMASDYFRAYILCGLFTMLFLGGWAGPEFIWAEIWYLAKTFIVFFFFIWVRAATVRIRTDQILKMGWRRLLPLAVINLLIAIALKVAEVF, from the coding sequence ATGTCGACTCTCTATTTTGAACTGACAAATTTCACCGAGTGGCTGCTAGGATTGGTCGCCGCGCTCATCGACTGGACAAAACTGAGCTTCCTGAGCGGTCTGGCCGACTGGGTGGAGTCCGAGCCGGTGGTCACCGCCGTGGCCACTTTGTTGGTCGTAGCGATATTTTTGATCACTGCGATGATGTTCGGCCTATGCTTCATATGGCAGGAAAGGAAGTTCCTGGGAAGGTTCATGGACCGCCGCGGTACCCAGGTGGGCCTGCTCGGTTTCTTCCAGAACTTCGCTGACGGTATCAAGGTCATCCTGAAGGAGCACATCGTTCCCAAGGACTCCGACCATGCCCTTTTCGAAATGGCCATATTCACATACCTGGCCTCGACCTTCATGCTCTTCGGATGCATTCCGTTCAGCGATAACTTCTACGTGATAAATGTCAACCTGGCCGTGCTGCTCGGAATAGCCATCTTCTCCTTCGGACCGTTCAGCATCCTGATCGGTGGATGGGCGTCCAACAACAAGTTCACCCTGATCGGCGGTATGAGGGCTGCCGCCCAGCTGATTGCCCTGGAGATACCGCTCCTGCTGTGCGTCGTCTCTGTCGTCGTGCTGACCGGTGACCTTTCGTTCGTTGGTATAGTATCCTGGCAAGAGCATAACATCTGGCTCATTGTACCTCTGTGCATCGGTGCGCTCACGTTCTTCGTGGCCGCTGTAGGTGAGTCTGAGCGTGTCCCGTTCGACCTGCCTGAGGCCGAGGCCGAGCTCGTCGAAGGATGGGCCACTGAATACGGCGATGTAAGATGGGGCCTGCAAATGGCCTCCGATTACTTCCGCGCCTACATCCTGTGTGGTCTGTTCACCATGCTCTTCCTGGGCGGATGGGCCGGCCCCGAGTTCATATGGGCCGAGATATGGTACCTTGCCAAGACCTTCATCGTGTTCTTCTTCTTCATCTGGGTCAGGGCTGCCACTGTGAGGATCAGGACCGACCAGATATTGAAGATGGGCTGGAGGAGACTCCTTCCCCTGGCCGTGATTAACCTGCTCATAGCTATAGCCCTTAAGGTCGCGGAGGTGTTCTGA
- a CDS encoding 4Fe-4S binding protein — MRMEERTYTKADHLRPTGYVLKTMKVTFKGLVRATKNRPCTILYPWEKLIYPDNFRGRPGIVLERCIGCARCARECPNQCIEMVQVELPNVGKVKRPQVNVGRCMMCGNCAEACPTNAMIVTPEFELASYNRAALIYDPIKLQHPYKPGYEVNYQFALLSEMKGGEVKTYAKNDHNVHDTIQLEGTKCISCGRCAKTCPAGAIEMVETGEINQKTKKPIKHPKFENTKCVVCEQCVDVCPKSALSVKEVL, encoded by the coding sequence ATGAGGATGGAGGAAAGGACTTACACGAAGGCGGACCATCTTCGACCTACTGGATACGTATTGAAGACCATGAAGGTCACCTTCAAAGGCCTGGTACGGGCCACTAAGAACCGTCCCTGCACCATCCTGTACCCATGGGAGAAGCTGATATACCCCGACAACTTCCGAGGCCGCCCCGGGATCGTCCTGGAGAGGTGCATAGGCTGCGCCCGCTGCGCCAGGGAGTGCCCGAACCAGTGCATCGAGATGGTGCAGGTGGAACTTCCTAACGTGGGCAAGGTCAAGCGCCCCCAGGTGAACGTCGGACGTTGCATGATGTGCGGCAATTGCGCCGAGGCCTGCCCGACCAATGCCATGATCGTCACCCCGGAGTTCGAGCTGGCATCATACAACCGCGCCGCCCTGATCTACGACCCGATCAAGCTGCAGCACCCTTACAAGCCCGGATATGAGGTGAACTATCAGTTCGCCTTGCTCTCCGAGATGAAGGGAGGCGAGGTCAAGACCTACGCCAAGAACGACCATAACGTTCATGACACCATCCAGCTGGAGGGCACCAAGTGCATCTCCTGCGGAAGGTGCGCCAAGACCTGCCCTGCCGGAGCTATCGAGATGGTCGAGACCGGCGAGATCAACCAAAAGACCAAAAAGCCGATAAAGCACCCCAAGTTCGAAAACACCAAGTGTGTGGTCTGCGAGCAATGCGTCGATGTGTGTCCTAAATCGGCCCTTTCCGTCAAGGAGGTGTTGTGA
- a CDS encoding NADH-quinone oxidoreductase subunit C, protein MSQVIVYDKPDRSEEEVANAIKSKFPAVEVVKVAPRNIVLKVGRESFLDMCKFMKDELSFEHTSCVSPVDYLDHFTVAYHISSWANHVMAEVLVDLPRDDPTVDSITPLWGGANWHEREAFDLMGVVFKGHPDLRRIMLPEEFKFHPLRKDFHVGRRV, encoded by the coding sequence ATGAGCCAAGTCATCGTTTACGACAAGCCCGACCGGTCCGAAGAAGAGGTCGCCAACGCCATAAAGTCCAAGTTCCCTGCGGTGGAGGTCGTCAAGGTCGCTCCCCGCAACATCGTGCTCAAGGTGGGCCGGGAATCGTTCTTGGACATGTGCAAGTTCATGAAGGACGAGCTGTCCTTCGAGCACACCTCCTGCGTCAGTCCGGTCGACTACCTGGACCATTTCACCGTTGCCTATCACATATCCTCGTGGGCCAACCACGTTATGGCCGAGGTCCTAGTGGACCTCCCCCGCGACGATCCCACCGTGGACTCGATCACCCCGTTATGGGGTGGCGCCAACTGGCATGAGAGGGAGGCGTTCGACCTCATGGGTGTCGTTTTCAAGGGACACCCTGACCTGCGCCGCATCATGCTCCCCGAGGAGTTCAAGTTCCACCCCCTGAGAAAGGACTTCCATGTTGGAAGGAGGGTCTGA